The sequence GCAGCGAAACAATCCAGATCCTTCCGTGGGGGCAGTCTGGATTGCTTCGTCGCCAGAGCTCCTCGCAATGACGTGTGGGGGCAGCCGCGCCCTATTCGATGATCGGCACGTGCCTCGCCGCATCCCGCGGCGCGGTGCCATCGAGGCGCGGATCATCCGCGATCTCGATCTGGCGGCGGAAGGGGCGGAAGCCGGAGCGCTGGTAGAAGGCGACGGCGGAGGGGTGGTCGAAGGTGCAGGTGTGCACCCAGACGCGGCGGACGTCGCGGGACCAGGCAATCTCCAGCGCGCGGTTCATCAGGAAGCGGGCGGCGCCGGTGCCGATCAGTTTCGCGGTGACGCCGAAATAGACCAGCTCGCATTGGCCGGGCTGACGGAAATCCAGCTCCAGCAGGCCTTCGTCGCGGCCGTCCACGGCCAGAGCGTAGAGTTCGTTTCCCGGCGCGTGGATGATTGCGGCGAGCTCCGTGTCGCTCATGCGGGCGCGCGAGAACCATAGCCACTCCTCGCCGACGCGGCGGTAGAGGTCGCGGTACCAGTCGGGCGCGGGGGCGTCGGCCTTGCGCAGGGACCAGCTGCCGGGCGGATCGGCGCGGCGCGCGGGAGGCGCGGTCATCTCGAGATGAGTGACGACGGCGGCGATCTTGCCGGTGGGGACGTCGGAATAGCCGTCGGGGAGGATCATTCTTGGTTGCTTCTTTCGCTCTAGGCGAGCGGGCGGCGTCGTTTGAGGCACCACAGCAGCGCCACACTCCGTCATTGCGAGCGGCAGCGAAGCAATCCAGGATCTTTCTGCAGAGGCAGTCTGGATTGCTTTGTCGCAAGAGCTCCTCGCAATGACGACGTGGCAGCAGTTGAGCGCGCCTCGCGGCATCGAGCTGCGAGGCTGTGCCTACGCCTACCCCTCCCCCTCGTCGCTCGCGAGCACGCCCTTCACCGCCCTTGCCCATCCCGCGAGCTTTCGCTCGCGCGTTGCCTCGCTCATGTTCGGCTTGAAGCGGTGCTCGAGGCGCCAGTTGTCGGCGAATTTGGTCGGCTCGGGATAGACGCCGGCGTTGAGGCCGGCGAGATAGGCGGCGCCGAGCGCCGTGGTCTCCTGGATCACGGGGCGGTCGACCGGTGCGTTGAGGAGATCGGCGAGGCGCTGCATGGTCCAGTCGGAGGCGGTCATGCCGCCGTCGACGCGGAGCACGACGCTGGCGGTTTCCGAGCTCGGCCAGTCCGCGCGCATCGCGGCCCAGAGGTCGAAAGTCTGGTAACAAACACTCTCCAGCGCGGCATGGGCCAGCTCGGCGGGGCCGGTGTTGCGGGTCAGGCCGAACAGCGCGCCGCGCACGCGCGGATTCCAGTAGGGCGCGCCCATGCCGACGAAGGCGGGGACGAGATAGACGCTCTGCATGGAGTCGGACTGATCGGCAAGCGGTCCGGTCTCGGCGGCGTGCTTGATGATGCCGAGGCCGTCGCGCAGCCATTGCACCGCGCTGCCAGCGACGAAGATCGAGCCTTCCAGCGCGTAGGTGCGTTTTCCGTCGAGCTGGTAGGCGACGGTGGTGAGCAGCTTGTTCCTGGAGACAACGGGAGTCGTGCCGGTGTTGAGCAGGGCAAAGCAACCGGTGCCGTAGGTGGACTTCATCATGCCCGGACGGAAGCAGGCCTGGCCGATGGTGGCAGCCTGCTGGTCGCCGGCGATGCCGGAGATCGCGATGGCGCCGCCGAACAGGTCCGGCGTGCTCTCGCCGAAGCGGGCCGAAGAATCCTTCACCTCGGGAAGCATCGAGCGCGGCACGCCGATGATCTCCAGCAGCTCGTCGTCCCACTGGCCGGTGTGGATGTTGAACAGCAGCGTGCGCGAAGCGTTGGTGGCGTCGGTGGCGTGCACCTTGCCGCCGGTGAGGCGCCAGAGCAGATAGCAGTCGATGGTGCCGAACATCAGCTCGCCGCGCGCGGCGCGGGCGCGGGCGCCGGGAACGTGGTCGAGGATCCAGGCGACCTTGGTGCCGGAGAAATAGGGATCGATGATCAGGCCGGTCTTCTGCGAGATCACGGGCTCGTAGCCGTCGTGCTTCAGCTTGGCGCAGATGTCGGCGGTGCGGCGGTCCTGCCAGACGATAGCGCGGTGCACGGCTTGGCCCGTGGCGCGGTCCCACACCACGGTGGTCTCGCGCTGGTTGGTGATGCCGATCGCGGCGATGTCCTTTGCGCTGATGCCGGCGTGCTCGATCGCCTCGCGGCACACCATCACGGTCGAGGTCCAGATGTCCTCCGGCTCGTGCTCGACCCAGCCCGAGGCCGGAAAGTGCTGCGGAAACTCGGCCTGCGCCTTCGCCGCAATGGAAATGTCGCCGCGAAACACGATCGCGCGCGAGGAGGTGGTGCCCTGATCGATGGCGAGGACGAAAGACATGGCGGCTTACCTTGGCGTTTCCCGGAGGGGGTCGTTGGTCGGGCCAAAGAAAACGGGATTGCCGGCAGGAGGTCAAGGCGGCTCTCCTTACCCTCCCCTGGAGGGGTCCGGGACGAGCGTAGCTCGCCCGTGGGTCGACCGCGCGCATCGCGGGCGGGGTGGGGTGAAGCCGCAGAGACGGTCTTGCTTTCTTTCCAGATGAGCTCAACCGCGCATTCGGAGGCACTGGATTCGGGATAGTCTGTCACCCCACCCCGCTACGCATTACGCTTTGCTTCATGCGTAGCGACCCTCCCCCTCCAGGGGAGGGTAAGAGCGCATCATCCGCGCCGCTATGTTCGGCGGTGCTTCAAGGGTGCGGTCACCGCCTCGCGCGATCCGTACAGCTCGACATAGTTACGTTCGAGGACGGCGGTCAGGTCGGCTGTGATCTCCGAATTCCAGAAGCGGATGACGCGATAGCCTTCGTTCTCCAGCCATTGCTGCCTGGTGCGGTCACGCTCCGCCGTGTCGTCTTCGTTGTGATGTCCGCCATCGAGCTCGATGATGAGGCGCCCGGCTGGGCAGAAGAAGTCGACGACGTAGGGTCCGATTGGCGCCTGCCGCCGGAAGTGCGATCCGTCCATGGGAAGTTCTTTGAGCGCCCGCCACAATATCCGCTCGTGAGGCGTTGTGTTCGCTCTCAGCTTCTTTGCGGCCGCGCGTCGGATTGATGTCGAGACCATTTGCATGGCCTTGCTCGCGCCATGCGCGAGCGACCCACGGGCGAGCTACGCTCGTCCCGGACCCCTCCAGGGGAGGGTGAAGTGGAGCGTACTCACAGAACAATTTCAAGTAGCAAGACGCCTACACCGCCGCCGTGGTCACGCCGCCGTCGATGACGATGGTCTGGCCGGTCATGAAGCTCGAGGCGTCCGAAGCAAGATAGGCCACTGCGCCTGCGATTTCGTCGGGTTCGCCGATGCGGCGCAGCGGCGTGGTGGCGGTGCGGCGCTTGAGCATGGCTTCGTCTTCCCAAAGCGCGCGGGCGAAATCGGTTTTGACGAGGCCGGGCGCGATGCAGTTGACGCGGACGCCTTTGGGGCCCCATTCGCCGGCGAGACTGCGGCACAGCGCGAAATCGGCGGCCTTGGAGATGCCGTAGGCGCCGATGACGGTGGAGCCGCGCAAGCCCCCGATCGAGGAGATGATGATCACCGAGCCGTTGCCGCGCTCGGCCATTTGCGGGATCGCGAGCGCGGAGAGCCAGATGTTGCTCTTCACGTTCGAGCCCATGATCTTGTCGAAGGCCTCGTCGGTGATGTCGAGCAGCGGGCCGTAGTACGGATTGACCGCGGCGTTGCAGACGAGGATGTCGATCTTGCCATAGTGCTTGGTGCTGCCTGCGATCAGCGCCTCGACCTCGTTCTTGCGCGCGATGTTGCAGGGGATGACGATGGCGTCACCGCCGGCTGCATTGATGCCGTCGGCGACCTCCTTGCAGGCGTCGGCCTTGCGCGAGGAGACCACGACCTTTGCGCCGAGCTTTGCCAGCAACTCCGCCGAGGAGCGGCCGATGCCGCGGCTGGAGCCGGTGACGACGGCGACCTTGCCGGTGAGATCGAACGGGGTGTTTTTCATTGTTGCCGGCCTCGCTGCTTCCGCTTGTTCGTCATCGCCCTGCCCGATCGGCACGAAGCCCCGGCCTTGGCTTGGCCGGGGCGTTGGGCATGACTGCAGAGAGTGTGGCGTGCGCTGCCCCGCCTGTCGAGAGCAGGCGACGGCGCAGCGCGGCCGCTCAGTTCTGGTCGTCGCCGAGCGCTGCGACCAGCTTGTCGTAGTACTTGCCGACGAGATCGATGTTGCCCTTGTTCTCGATTGCCGGCGCCGGCATCTTCAGGGCTTCGTTGAGCTCGTCGAGAGCTTCCTTCTTGTCCTTGGCCGGCGTCTTCTTGTCGGCCTGGAGCTGCGCGATCTGCGCCTTGATGACGGCTTCGGTGCCGACATATTTCTTGGTGGCGGGATCGAAGCCGCCGAGCACCAGGCTGATATTGTCGACGACGTTGTTGTAGTCGTCATAGCCGGCAAAGCCGTGCTTCTTGGCGACGCCGTCGAGCTGGCCGATCACCTTCTGGTCGGGCGCGGTGTTCTCGGGAAGCTTTTCGGTGATCGCATCCATGTCCTTTTGCGCGGCGAGCACGCCGTCGAGCTGCTTGTCGGTGAGCGCGATCTGCTTCAGCGCGGGCGCCTGCTGCTGCGCCGGCGCGGCCGGCTGAGCGGGCGCAGCCTGCGGCTTGGCCTGCGCGAACGCGGCACCGGAGGAGGCAAGCGATGCTGCGGACACGAGGCACGCAACGCTCAGCGCGGTTAGGGCGGGACGAAGCGATGCTGGCATGGAAGTCTCCTCAGATTTTTGGCTTGCGAGGTTTCAAGGGCGGAACCGAATTAGGGGTTTTGACGTGAATGGCCCATGAACTCGCCGCCTGGCTGCGTTCAACTGAATGAGAGCACTGCGGCTCATAGCACGCGAGAACGAGGCGAGAGCTGCAGGTCGTGTCGCCGGAGCAGGCCGGATGCTGAACGCCAATGATGATGAAAAGATGCAGGCCACGCGGCATTCCCGCGGAAAAACGCCGCCTCGGTTTCCCGAAGCGGCGTTTTGTATTTCGAACATCGAAAGAGGAGGATTTCTTGTCCTTGGCAGGCCTGGCAGCGACCTACTCTCCCAGGGCTTAAGCCATAGTACCATTGGCGCTGAAGAGTTTAACGGCCGAGTTCGGGATGGGATCGGGTTGAGGCTCTTCGCTAAAACCACCAGGCCGGCGAAGGACAAGAAAACGAAGCAAGCGATCTTTGTGTTGGCGACTAGCGCCTCTCATTCTGTCTGGGTCTTTAAGACCTCATGGACACTGAAAATGAGAGCAATCAAGCCAATCGAACGATTAGTACCGGTAAGCTGCATGCATTACTGCACTTCCACATCCGGCCTATCAACGTGGTGGTCTTCCACGGTTCTCAAGGGAATGCTCGTTTTGAGGTGGGTTTCCCGCTTAGATGCTTTCAGCGGTTATCCCGTCCGTACATAGCTATGCTGCACAGCCGCTGGCGCGACAACAGCTCCACCAGAGGTACGTTCACCCCGGTCCTCTCGTACTAGGGGCAAATCCTCTCAACATTCCAACACCCACGGCAGATAGGGACCGAACTGTCTCACGACGTTCTGAACCCAGCTCACGTACCACTTTAATCGGCGAACAGCCGAACCCTTGGGACCTTCTCCAGCCCCAGGATGTGATGAGCCGACATCGAGGTGCCAAACGACGCCGTCGATATGGACTCTGGGCGTCATCAGCCTGTTATCCCCGGCGTACCTTTTATCCGTTGAGCGATGGCCCATCCACGCGGGACCACCGGATCACTATGACCGACTTTCGTCTCTGCTCGATCGTAGATCTCGCAGTCAGGCAGGCTTATGCCATTATACTCGACGAACGATTTCCGACCGTTCT is a genomic window of Bradyrhizobium sp. CB1717 containing:
- a CDS encoding GNAT family N-acetyltransferase, translated to MILPDGYSDVPTGKIAAVVTHLEMTAPPARRADPPGSWSLRKADAPAPDWYRDLYRRVGEEWLWFSRARMSDTELAAIIHAPGNELYALAVDGRDEGLLELDFRQPGQCELVYFGVTAKLIGTGAARFLMNRALEIAWSRDVRRVWVHTCTFDHPSAVAFYQRSGFRPFRRQIEIADDPRLDGTAPRDAARHVPIIE
- the glpK gene encoding glycerol kinase GlpK gives rise to the protein MSFVLAIDQGTTSSRAIVFRGDISIAAKAQAEFPQHFPASGWVEHEPEDIWTSTVMVCREAIEHAGISAKDIAAIGITNQRETTVVWDRATGQAVHRAIVWQDRRTADICAKLKHDGYEPVISQKTGLIIDPYFSGTKVAWILDHVPGARARAARGELMFGTIDCYLLWRLTGGKVHATDATNASRTLLFNIHTGQWDDELLEIIGVPRSMLPEVKDSSARFGESTPDLFGGAIAISGIAGDQQAATIGQACFRPGMMKSTYGTGCFALLNTGTTPVVSRNKLLTTVAYQLDGKRTYALEGSIFVAGSAVQWLRDGLGIIKHAAETGPLADQSDSMQSVYLVPAFVGMGAPYWNPRVRGALFGLTRNTGPAELAHAALESVCYQTFDLWAAMRADWPSSETASVVLRVDGGMTASDWTMQRLADLLNAPVDRPVIQETTALGAAYLAGLNAGVYPEPTKFADNWRLEHRFKPNMSEATRERKLAGWARAVKGVLASDEGEG
- a CDS encoding endonuclease domain-containing protein; its protein translation is MQMVSTSIRRAAAKKLRANTTPHERILWRALKELPMDGSHFRRQAPIGPYVVDFFCPAGRLIIELDGGHHNEDDTAERDRTRQQWLENEGYRVIRFWNSEITADLTAVLERNYVELYGSREAVTAPLKHRRT
- a CDS encoding SDR family oxidoreductase, coding for MKNTPFDLTGKVAVVTGSSRGIGRSSAELLAKLGAKVVVSSRKADACKEVADGINAAGGDAIVIPCNIARKNEVEALIAGSTKHYGKIDILVCNAAVNPYYGPLLDITDEAFDKIMGSNVKSNIWLSALAIPQMAERGNGSVIIISSIGGLRGSTVIGAYGISKAADFALCRSLAGEWGPKGVRVNCIAPGLVKTDFARALWEDEAMLKRRTATTPLRRIGEPDEIAGAVAYLASDASSFMTGQTIVIDGGVTTAAV